From Pseudomonadota bacterium, one genomic window encodes:
- the ispH gene encoding 4-hydroxy-3-methylbut-2-enyl diphosphate reductase — protein sequence MDILLANPRGFCAGVERAIDIVERALELYGQPIYVRHEVVHNRFVIRSLSEKGAIFVQELDEVPDGATVIFSAHGVPRSVQDDASRRGLHVFDATCPLVTKVHVEVGAYARKGFDVVLIGHAGHPEVEGTMGRFEACHGGQIHLVETPDDVAKLKVQDPDRLAFVTQTTLSVDDTRRVIDALREHFPNIQGPRKDDICYATQNRQDAVRALARQVDLVLVVGSRNSSNSNRLRELAQSEGRAAYLIDGPEDIQREWLAGVNKVGVTAGASAPEQLVKKVVDQLTAWGGRFVAETDGPEETIYFALPKALRTN from the coding sequence ATGGATATTTTGCTCGCTAATCCCCGGGGGTTTTGTGCCGGCGTCGAGCGTGCCATCGATATCGTCGAGCGGGCCTTAGAGCTTTACGGCCAGCCGATCTATGTGCGGCACGAGGTCGTTCACAATCGCTTCGTGATTCGCAGTTTGAGCGAAAAGGGTGCCATCTTCGTTCAGGAACTGGATGAGGTGCCGGACGGTGCCACCGTGATTTTCAGTGCCCATGGCGTTCCGCGCTCTGTTCAGGACGATGCCAGTCGCCGCGGACTGCATGTGTTCGACGCCACTTGTCCACTGGTCACCAAGGTGCATGTGGAAGTGGGTGCCTACGCCCGTAAGGGATTTGACGTGGTGTTGATCGGTCACGCCGGTCATCCAGAGGTCGAGGGCACCATGGGGCGCTTCGAGGCCTGTCACGGCGGCCAGATTCACTTGGTCGAAACGCCGGATGATGTGGCCAAGCTCAAGGTTCAGGATCCCGATCGTTTGGCTTTTGTAACCCAAACCACCCTTTCGGTTGACGACACCCGCCGGGTGATCGATGCCCTCCGGGAGCACTTTCCGAACATCCAGGGTCCTCGCAAGGACGATATTTGCTATGCCACGCAAAATCGCCAGGATGCAGTCCGGGCGCTGGCTCGTCAGGTCGATCTTGTGCTCGTTGTCGGGTCGCGGAACAGTTCCAATTCCAATCGTCTAAGAGAGCTGGCGCAAAGCGAAGGGCGTGCCGCTTATCTGATCGACGGACCAGAGGATATTCAGCGGGAGTGGTTGGCTGGTGTGAATAAGGTGGGTGTGACTGCCGGCGCTTCGGCCCCCGAGCAGTTGGTGAAAAAGGTCGTCGATCAGCTTACCGCCTGGGGTGGTCGGTTCGTCGCCGAAACCGACGGGCCGGAAGAAACCATCTATTTTGCGCTGCCCAAAGCGCTGCGTACGAATTAA
- the lspA gene encoding signal peptidase II, translating into MSRSWQAPLGWFVLASLIVACDQFSKWLALRWLTPYEPWPIVPGFNLTLVYNPGAAFSFLSTADGWQRWFFLALAVGVSVWLSVWLVRLRKGLVILPMALSLILGGAIGNAIDRVLHGHVIDFIQLYYQQWYWPAFNAADSAITVGAAVFLWLSIRGQER; encoded by the coding sequence ATGTCACGGTCATGGCAAGCGCCGCTCGGTTGGTTTGTGCTGGCCAGCTTGATTGTGGCGTGCGATCAGTTCAGCAAATGGTTGGCCTTGCGTTGGCTGACCCCCTACGAGCCGTGGCCCATAGTGCCGGGGTTCAATTTGACCTTGGTTTATAATCCTGGGGCAGCATTCAGTTTTTTGAGTACGGCAGATGGATGGCAGCGCTGGTTTTTTCTGGCCCTTGCAGTGGGTGTCAGCGTTTGGCTGAGCGTTTGGCTCGTCCGGCTACGCAAGGGCCTGGTGATCTTACCGATGGCCTTGAGCCTGATTTTGGGTGGTGCGATCGGCAATGCCATTGATCGTGTCTTGCATGGACACGTGATCGATTTTATTCAGCTTTACTATCAACAGTGGTATTGGCCGGCTTTCAACGCGGCTGATTCCGCGATTACGGTGGGCGCGGCGGTTTTTCTTTGGCTGAGTATCCGCGGCCAAGAGCGCTGA
- a CDS encoding PilC/PilY family type IV pilus protein, with amino-acid sequence MTTFVRTRRTIVFLCACVVSFMAGFPAYADDTEIYVTPQADTSAPNILFIVDTSGSMGTEEQMDSAPFDSATIYDGACDVNRIYWSTSGNPPSACDGSNATDNWFPVAANTCDAATGSLSTTGQYIAQATQWRKKKTSSGNSSWRWRSPNDDFHGNDNYFECLADAGVHGQDSASSRRYTNRAASGSGADPWTTGSTVQVTKWKPITLYSGNYLNWYLYHSSAATMTRLEIVQDIAKNLIASLNGVNIGLMRFDDDYWSDYSGNRGGYVTLPVADIAANRSAFNTSIDSFTDQGSTPLSETLYEAARYFRGEAPHFGLYTSPGTSVASSLDADGKYISPIIDVCQKNNIVYLTDGEPRRDNDANNVIESLIGSTCGVNSGTGGSNGGQCLDDLAQWLHENDQAQVNETEDTINNIVTYTVGFHTDQSLLDDTAAKGGGKYYTADTYDELNQALTSVFLEILSRNGLFTAPAVSVNAFNRLEHRDELYFALFRPEDTVHWFGNLKRYRFDSDYDEDGEIVDQLGFPAVDPNTGTFKSGARSFWSSDIDGDDVIAGGMANELSLPRNVYTYFGPDSPDNVSLASYPLHESNLATLEPLLALENQVTNATSLIQWARGVDILDDDDDDSFIDARPRMGDLLHSRPLVVIYGGTEDAPDATVFATTNEGYLHAVDTSDGSEQFSFIPKELLANLEDLYADDDGGKVYGLDGPLSLWLENNGSTTINPALEGDFVKLYFGMRRGGNNYYAVDVSDRSNPVLKWVIKGGGDSGDFSEMGQSWSRASKSKVRIGTQVRDVLMFTGGYDDSNDSDTTRTVDGVGRAVYIVDAETGALIWSGGTSAEDSSETDDFTAKFNDMIYSIPSDLRIVDANGDGLADILFVGDMGGQLWRFDIDNGATSVSDLVTGGVIADIGGDDANNRRIYYPPSVAFARDQGDIFLAVAFGSGWRAHPLDQTVDDRFYMLRQLSIYGPPLNESGDVSYTKYSHDDLYNATANVIGQGSAEDADTALATLRGSAHGWYLDLEKSGEKSISDPLIANGQVMFSTYTPTPPEGGTTCSSGLGSGYFYIVNLLDATPTRPLNGDDDNPLVKEDRDMLLKRPGIPASPVVYFPPGGKVKILVGPEIVPSPIENPSTRTSWVANK; translated from the coding sequence GCAGACGACACGGAAATTTACGTCACACCCCAGGCGGACACCTCAGCCCCGAATATCCTGTTTATTGTCGACACCTCCGGGAGCATGGGAACGGAAGAGCAAATGGATTCCGCACCCTTCGATTCCGCTACCATTTACGATGGTGCCTGCGATGTGAATCGAATCTATTGGAGCACATCGGGAAACCCGCCCAGTGCCTGTGACGGTTCCAACGCCACTGACAACTGGTTTCCCGTGGCGGCTAACACCTGCGATGCGGCCACCGGATCGCTATCGACCACCGGGCAGTACATCGCTCAAGCCACCCAATGGCGCAAAAAGAAAACCAGCAGTGGCAACAGTTCCTGGCGCTGGCGCTCCCCCAATGATGATTTTCACGGGAACGACAACTATTTCGAGTGCTTGGCGGACGCCGGCGTCCATGGTCAGGATAGCGCCTCGTCCCGACGGTATACCAATCGTGCCGCCAGCGGCAGCGGTGCAGATCCGTGGACCACGGGTTCCACCGTTCAGGTCACGAAGTGGAAACCCATCACGCTCTATTCCGGAAACTATCTGAACTGGTATCTGTACCACAGCAGCGCCGCCACCATGACGCGGCTAGAGATCGTTCAAGATATCGCCAAAAACCTGATCGCCAGCTTGAACGGTGTCAATATCGGGTTGATGCGTTTCGACGATGATTACTGGAGTGACTACTCTGGGAACCGGGGCGGCTACGTCACCCTTCCAGTTGCCGACATTGCCGCCAACCGCAGCGCCTTCAACACCAGCATTGACTCCTTTACCGACCAGGGCTCGACCCCCCTGTCCGAAACGCTGTATGAAGCCGCCCGCTATTTCCGCGGAGAAGCGCCGCACTTCGGCCTGTACACCTCGCCGGGAACCAGCGTAGCCTCCAGCCTGGATGCCGATGGTAAGTACATATCCCCCATCATCGATGTATGCCAAAAGAACAATATCGTCTACCTGACCGACGGTGAACCCCGAAGGGACAATGATGCCAACAACGTGATCGAGTCTCTTATCGGCAGCACCTGCGGCGTCAATTCCGGTACGGGCGGCTCCAATGGCGGTCAATGCCTGGATGATCTGGCCCAGTGGCTACACGAAAACGACCAGGCGCAGGTTAACGAAACCGAGGACACAATCAACAACATTGTCACCTACACCGTTGGTTTTCACACCGACCAAAGCCTGCTCGACGACACCGCCGCCAAGGGTGGTGGCAAATACTACACGGCCGACACCTATGATGAACTCAACCAAGCGCTCACGTCGGTCTTTCTCGAGATCCTCTCCCGCAACGGACTATTTACCGCGCCGGCGGTCTCCGTGAATGCGTTCAACCGTCTGGAACACCGTGATGAGTTGTATTTCGCGCTGTTCCGCCCGGAAGATACCGTCCACTGGTTCGGGAATTTGAAACGGTATCGCTTCGATTCGGACTACGACGAGGATGGAGAAATCGTCGATCAGCTGGGTTTTCCCGCGGTCGACCCTAACACCGGAACGTTTAAATCCGGGGCGCGCAGCTTCTGGAGTTCGGATATCGACGGAGATGATGTCATCGCCGGCGGCATGGCCAACGAGTTGAGCCTGCCACGCAATGTATACACCTATTTCGGACCGGACAGTCCGGACAATGTTTCGTTGGCGTCCTATCCGCTCCACGAGTCCAATCTCGCGACGCTGGAACCGCTATTGGCGCTGGAAAACCAGGTGACGAATGCGACAAGCCTCATTCAATGGGCGCGCGGCGTCGACATTCTGGACGACGATGACGACGACAGCTTTATCGATGCAAGGCCGCGCATGGGTGACCTGCTCCATAGCCGGCCGCTGGTCGTCATCTATGGTGGTACCGAAGATGCACCCGACGCGACCGTATTCGCCACCACCAACGAAGGTTACCTCCATGCGGTGGATACCAGCGACGGCAGCGAACAGTTCTCGTTTATCCCCAAAGAGCTACTGGCCAATCTGGAAGATTTGTACGCTGACGATGATGGCGGAAAAGTCTATGGCTTGGACGGCCCGCTGAGCCTGTGGTTGGAGAATAACGGCTCAACGACCATCAACCCTGCTTTGGAGGGCGATTTCGTCAAGCTCTACTTCGGCATGCGTCGGGGGGGCAACAACTACTATGCGGTGGACGTCTCCGACCGCAGCAATCCGGTCCTTAAATGGGTGATTAAAGGCGGCGGAGACAGCGGTGATTTTTCGGAGATGGGCCAATCCTGGTCACGGGCGAGCAAGTCGAAGGTCCGCATCGGAACTCAAGTGCGCGACGTCCTGATGTTTACTGGCGGCTACGATGACTCCAACGATTCCGACACCACACGCACCGTGGACGGCGTGGGACGCGCCGTCTATATCGTGGATGCGGAAACCGGCGCATTGATCTGGTCCGGTGGCACCAGCGCCGAAGACAGCTCGGAAACGGACGACTTCACCGCTAAGTTCAACGATATGATCTATTCCATCCCATCGGATCTGCGAATCGTCGATGCCAACGGGGATGGCTTGGCCGATATCTTGTTTGTCGGTGATATGGGCGGGCAACTGTGGCGTTTCGACATTGACAACGGCGCCACCTCCGTGAGCGACCTGGTTACCGGCGGGGTCATTGCCGACATCGGCGGCGATGACGCGAACAATCGGCGCATTTATTACCCACCATCAGTGGCCTTCGCCAGGGACCAGGGCGACATCTTTCTCGCCGTTGCTTTCGGCTCTGGCTGGCGCGCACACCCCCTGGACCAAACCGTGGACGATCGCTTCTATATGCTGCGACAGCTCTCGATTTACGGGCCGCCGCTGAACGAATCGGGGGACGTGAGTTACACCAAATACTCACACGACGACTTATATAACGCCACAGCCAACGTCATCGGCCAAGGCTCGGCAGAGGACGCGGACACCGCCTTGGCAACGCTCCGTGGCAGCGCCCATGGTTGGTATCTCGACCTGGAAAAGTCCGGCGAAAAATCCATCTCCGATCCTTTGATCGCCAACGGCCAGGTCATGTTTTCCACCTACACCCCTACCCCGCCGGAAGGCGGAACCACCTGCTCATCGGGTTTGGGTTCGGGATACTTCTATATCGTCAATTTGCTGGACGCGACGCCCACCCGGCCGCTGAATGGCGACGACGACAATCCGCTGGTCAAAGAAGACCGAGACATGCTGCTCAAGCGACCCGGCATTCCCGCCTCGCCGGTGGTGTATTTCCCGCCTGGTGGCAAGGTCAAGATTCTGGTCGGACCGGAGATCGTGCCCAGTCCGATCGAAAATCCGTCCACCCGGACATCCTGGGTCGCCAACAAGTAG